TTTCGGGATTTATCCCTTATTAATCATGGAATAATTAACGAGTGGGTAAAGGGCACTTGATAACTATTAAACCTCGAATACCCTGACCTTAGCTAAGCCCATGTAGGAAGCTAGACGCTAGTCTCATCAAAGTCCACTACGCGGGTCCATTCATTAACATGCAGCCTGACTTCGTGCAAATAAGCCGGACAAAGTAAGACTTGGACCTATCGGCAAGAGATCTAGATCAACTGATTTGATGGGTCAGTAGGACTACAGACCCCATATATCTGAGATCATGACCGCATGGTGTCGGAGGCAATTAAATGGCTAGGACACAGTATATGATTTCGCGTGATAATGACATGTTGTATTGCAGCAGGACGGGAGTTACACGTCATTACAggacaaaaggaaaaaagaataaagagagGAAGACATGAGTCATCCAAATCCAATTCACAAATACATACCTTAAGTCTACCCTATATTGAATATTTGAACATCACTTTTGTATCTGATACTCATCGAGAGATTATACAAAATTTTCAAGTATATGCTATCTCATCGTTATTACAAGGATCCTACCTCCAGGAAAATGATAAATTTGCATTTTAAAGGTGTCTtggatttattattttatattttaatttagattcTAAAAAAGAATGAATAAATTAGCATTTCAGGAGGGAAATCTGCATCAATTTCTCGATCAGTGCCACCAGTTCAGTTTCCACTGAGCTTTTCATGCACCTCAAACATCGAATATTAATTAAAACAGCGCCAACTGCGATGAATAATTATTAACTCTCCAGCTACCTTCTTAATCGCAATGTGACACACCACTGTTGATCAACTGTGGTTGGAGGGAATTGAACATGCCATGGATGTAAGCATCTgaacaaactcataaaaacaaaaTACTACATGTATACTCTACTCGTCAATAtcatgtatattttttattcgaGATGTTTTCCTTCAGGAATATTCACGGGAGTTTCTACTACCTCCACCATAAAAAATTACAGTAAATGGTATAGAATTATAATTATGAACCTGTCGAGTCTGTAATTACAGTTTTTCAATacaaaaatgcacaaaaaaaaataagaaaaaaaaaaaaaaaaagaagagaagaccTTAATGTCGCTTcactggaaaaaaaaatttatgggtTTGCGCCCACATCTGCAGTTGAACCAATCCCTACCTGCAACCATGGAGATGAGTTTCCATGCATGTTCATATCTTTGAGTTCGCTAAGCTTTGCTAGCTTCACCTTACTGTCAGCTTCATCATCCACATTTTGCATTGAACCATTAcaatttgtgttgttgttgttggcGGTGGGGTTATTGTTCTTGTCATTGTCATCCTCGTTTTGATGGTGATGGTGCTGCTGAGTTTCATCCTTTACTTTTGCTTCAATCCCTATCCAAGTTTGTAAATAAATCTCTGTAGAAACTTCATAGTTAGGTGGGTTTGCAGGGGTTTCCCGCCGGACTCCGTTTTGCTCATCAGCTGGAGCTGGAAGATTCAGATCAAGCGTAAGATCAAGCGTTTCAGGAATATTGTCGATAAACTTGGGTCTTTGTTGAATTTGCTCAATGCGATCTTGGAAATGATGAAACTTAGCCAAAGAAGATGCATCTGGTGAATTTGAAGTGATCCAATGACACCTTTTATGTCCACCTAAAGCTTGTCCCGATGAAAATACACGATGACATATGGAGCATTCATGTacctttgattttctttttgaagTAGAAGCCAATGGAGCATTCGAACCATGATCAAACTGGAAAGTTGACGTTGATTTTGCTGGAAAAAATTCTTCATGTGTAATAACATCCTCATCGGCTAGACTATCATCGAGTCCTTGATCAAGCCGGGCTGCGAAACACCCTTTAACCTTCTTGTGACTAGCTCTATGTCCACCTAATGCTTGatgggaattgaaaactttcttgcatgctttgcaCTCAAACATTCCTTTAGCAACCCCTTTGGCCTTGTCCATGGGTGCTCTATAAGGCATTGGAGCTATAAAATTCATTGGATTTCTTCTCTCCTCTTCTTTGCTAGCCGAGGCACATGACTCCTCTGGTTCGGCTATTAAAGGGTCAAATGCTGCATTAGATAACATCATAAGGCAATTTGCGAGATCTTCCTCTTCGCTGGAAGGGCAATTTGAGCTAAAATTGCTCACTTTAGCTCTCAGAGATCTTTTTCTTTTAGACCAACCGCATCCTCCCCTTGGCGTGGCATCCTCGCCATCGGATCCTGGAGAGGAAACAAGCGACTCGACATCCTCGGAGCTGCATTTTCCATGTTCAAGAAAAGATTTCCATGATAAAAATTCCTTGCCACAATTTTCACAAGCACGACAACTCTTAAACCGATTAGGATTGGTTCTTAATGCATACATCCGCTTGCTGCTAGGAGGCACATTGCCTCCCAATTTATCTTCCCAATCGCTGGCAGGGTCTTCATCATCCATCTGAGCATTATCATCGCCAATTCCATGAGCTCTCATGTGTCCTCCTAGAGCCCTACCGCAGCCAAACCCTTTCTTGCAAATTTTACAAAAGTGCTTAAAGTTTGATTGTTGTTCTAAAATCAAAGCCATACAAGAAATGGAGGGGATGAGAAATTAAGAAAGAAAGTGGATAAATTAAGAATGGAAAAGATAAGGATTGGAGTTAATGTTCTTGTAGTGAAAGTTGTTGTAAGGTTGTATGGTGAAGAGGAGTAGGAGTCCTAGTTTTTAGATATAGTAATGGTCGTTTTAGCGGatgagagagagagtgaaaaaAGAGCTGATTGAGTATGGTGACAAGTGGTGGGAGGAGAGCAAGGGTTAAGACTTTTTCCACAATTTCGTGGTAATGGCGCCGCCGGTTAAAAGAAACCAACGGAGGTCCGTGCGTATTGTTTAAAATGTGTGTGTTTTAGCTGTggctgtgtgtgtgtgtgagagagTGAGTGAGGAAGTGAAAGGAAAGAGAGTGGTTCTAACTGCCATAGCTATTCATATCCCTTCAATTCCAAGCCAAGAAAACTAACTCATGCTTCTCCTTGTCTGTCGGTTGGTTCCACCTGCTTTTCCACACAAATATTATGTAATATTACTTCACTATTATTGTCATTAACcttaatttaatcttttttttctcattttttttctttatttgatgGTTATGTTTAGTCCACTCCACCTCAGTCCAACTAacagatttttatttttgggaAAATATTGCTTGTATTTTTAGTCTTtccaatttaaataataaaaaaaattctaaaaaatgaATTAGTTTAATTAGGCTTCATCTTTGACAATCCCATTCTCTACTATTTTATTTAATCCGTAATTAGTCAGTATTTTATATAGACAACTTATTTTTCTCTATTCATTAagagaattaaaaaatatatatatattttccatGAATTTGTTTTTGTTGATGAATGGGAATTTAGTCTAGAAACAAATCAATTGTATCATAATGTTGCTTTGATATAAAGCATTGGGAAAGCCAAGTAGCTGCTTAATAGTAGTGATAGATAGTGACAAGTAAAGTAAAGAGCTCAGTTCACTTGTAGTTTAGTTTAGGCCTTTAAGCAACCAGTCGATTTTTTACCTGTTTACTTGagaaaattaatgtataaatttatttggttgattttgatgatatCTGCTACCTACCACTTCACTGAACCAAGGAATTTACTTGtgaataatgatttttttttcttgtgatCTTATTTCAATCGTAGTTTTTGGTTTGATGGGCAAGTAACTTCATTTGATTTGGAGGGATCGCTGCCGCAACACTTTTTAAGTGTTAATTGAGATACAGTGTTGCATTCTATTGGTGTAGCCACTGCTTCACCAGCTTCTATGatgtaatttattaaataaaattttttcaaaaattattattttatagtaaTTGAAATCAGGTTGACATAAAATTAGAATAAAGATAAGaagtaaaaactaaaataagatTTAAATTGAAATCCAAAAATAAATCTTGAAATTGGAACCATAAACTGAAACTATATTGAAATCCGGTattgaaatagaaaattaaagtcAAAACCATATtgctttggaaaaaaaaaacaaaaagtcgAAATGATTTGTACCAActtaaatattcaaattaaaaatcatattcaACGCAAAACTAAAATCGAATTAACCAAAAATAGATTGAgctaaaataaaagtaagttgaataaaaaataaatgaaagccCCAACAAAACCTTCTAACTTGTTATTtgaaatttatcatttttaaattttaaattcacatGGGTCTTaaagatataaatttatttaatttaatctaatcaGCAtctcatttataatttaaatttcaatctaaaatttttaatatataaaatcataCATTTAATTAATCTCTACCTCCAAATTCTTTTCGGACTTATTTTGTATAAAACCAAAAACCAACGTGACAATCAACATTCAAAACGAATTGGAAGAATATTTATATTAGGGAATACAGGTGAGGAACAATATCAATTGGTTTGAGGGTTGCCTATTTTCATTTCTCTTCATTCGGTTTCGGCTGGATGATTACCTAATTAATTACCATACTTATATGACATTGTCAAATCCTATGAATTCTTTATATACACTTGACCCAATTAATAATGCAAAATTTTAGTCCATCCTTTAATTTGGCAAGTAATTAATCTTGTAGCGCCCAAAATAATTCCACAACCTacgtttataaatatatattaaaaagccTTACAAGAGTTTCCATGTGGACTCTGATTTTAACAAGTCTGCTCCATGGAAAATAATACACACAGCTACTAGAAATCATATCATGTAATATATCTAGAAATTGACAACTGATCTATAGGTTT
The sequence above is a segment of the Manihot esculenta cultivar AM560-2 chromosome 5, M.esculenta_v8, whole genome shotgun sequence genome. Coding sequences within it:
- the LOC110614917 gene encoding zinc finger protein ZAT9, with amino-acid sequence MALILEQQSNFKHFCKICKKGFGCGRALGGHMRAHGIGDDNAQMDDEDPASDWEDKLGGNVPPSSKRMYALRTNPNRFKSCRACENCGKEFLSWKSFLEHGKCSSEDVESLVSSPGSDGEDATPRGGCGWSKRKRSLRAKVSNFSSNCPSSEEEDLANCLMMLSNAAFDPLIAEPEESCASASKEEERRNPMNFIAPMPYRAPMDKAKGVAKGMFECKACKKVFNSHQALGGHRASHKKVKGCFAARLDQGLDDSLADEDVITHEEFFPAKSTSTFQFDHGSNAPLASTSKRKSKVHECSICHRVFSSGQALGGHKRCHWITSNSPDASSLAKFHHFQDRIEQIQQRPKFIDNIPETLDLTLDLNLPAPADEQNGVRRETPANPPNYEVSTEIYLQTWIGIEAKVKDETQQHHHHQNEDDNDKNNNPTANNNNTNCNGSMQNVDDEADSKVKLAKLSELKDMNMHGNSSPWLQVGIGSTADVGANP